In the genome of Actinomadura graeca, one region contains:
- the glgX gene encoding glycogen debranching protein GlgX, producing MDQIWPGGAYPLGARFDGAGTNFAVFSEVAERVELCLFDGPDGEEETRLTLPEVDAFVWHGYLPGVMPGRRYGYRVHGPYDPPRGHRCNPAKLLLDPYAQAVEGTVDWDESCFGYRFGDPWSLNPDDSAGHTMRSVVVSPYFDWGDDRPPRIPYHETVIYEAHVKGLTARHPDVPPGLRGTYAGLAHPVITDHLRSLGVTAVELMPVHQFVHDDALIQRGLRNYWGYNTIGFFAPHAEYSSSGHRGEQVLEFKAMVKALHEAGIEVILDVVYNHTAEGNHLGPTLSFRGIDNAAYYRLTEGDARYYMDTTGTGNSLLMRGPHVLQMIMDSLRYWVTEMHVDGFRFDLAATLARELHAVDRLSAFFDLVQQDPVVSQVKLIAEPWDVGEGGYQVGNFPPLWTEWNGKFRDTMRDFWRGQPGTMPEFGSRLTGSSDLYADDGRRPIASINFVTCHDGFTLHDLVSYDGKHNEANGEGNRDGTDDNRSWNCGHEGPVDDLDVIALRERQKRNLLTVLFLSQGVPMLSHGDELGRTQGGNNNAYCQDSEISWVDWTGLRDDTFFDERGPLLDFVRRVSELRTAHPVFRRRRFFRGDRRRVEPRQGKGGVRAGTGPSIEDLPDLVWFTPGGDEMADRDWSAGFNKSVNVFLNGDAIGEPDPRGRRIRDDSFLLLINAHDGDLPFVLPPVSYGQMWIKVLDTADPLLAEEESPVVKHRETVPVGARSIQVLRRV from the coding sequence TTGGACCAGATTTGGCCCGGCGGCGCGTATCCACTCGGCGCCCGGTTCGACGGCGCGGGCACGAACTTCGCCGTCTTCTCCGAGGTCGCCGAGCGGGTGGAGTTGTGCCTGTTCGACGGACCGGACGGCGAAGAGGAGACACGGCTGACGCTCCCCGAGGTGGACGCGTTCGTATGGCACGGCTATCTCCCGGGAGTCATGCCGGGACGGCGGTACGGGTACCGGGTGCACGGCCCCTACGATCCGCCGCGGGGGCACCGGTGCAACCCGGCGAAGCTGCTGCTCGACCCGTACGCGCAGGCGGTGGAGGGGACGGTCGACTGGGACGAGTCGTGCTTCGGCTACCGGTTCGGGGATCCCTGGTCGCTGAACCCCGATGACTCGGCGGGGCACACGATGCGCTCGGTGGTCGTGAGCCCGTACTTCGACTGGGGCGACGACCGGCCGCCGCGGATCCCCTACCACGAGACGGTGATCTACGAGGCGCACGTCAAGGGGCTCACGGCGCGGCATCCGGACGTCCCGCCCGGCCTGCGCGGCACGTACGCGGGGCTCGCCCATCCGGTGATCACCGATCATCTGCGGTCGCTGGGGGTGACGGCGGTGGAGCTGATGCCCGTCCACCAGTTCGTCCACGACGACGCGCTGATCCAGCGGGGGCTGCGCAACTACTGGGGCTACAACACCATCGGCTTCTTCGCGCCGCACGCCGAGTACTCCTCCTCGGGGCACCGGGGCGAGCAGGTGCTGGAGTTCAAGGCGATGGTGAAGGCGCTGCACGAGGCGGGCATCGAGGTGATCCTGGACGTCGTCTACAACCACACCGCCGAGGGCAACCACCTGGGGCCGACGCTGTCGTTCCGGGGGATCGACAACGCCGCCTACTACCGGCTCACCGAGGGCGACGCGCGGTACTACATGGACACGACGGGCACCGGGAACAGCCTGCTGATGCGCGGCCCGCACGTCCTCCAGATGATCATGGACTCGCTGCGGTACTGGGTGACCGAGATGCACGTGGACGGGTTCCGGTTCGACCTCGCGGCGACGCTGGCGCGTGAGCTGCACGCGGTGGACCGGCTGTCGGCGTTCTTCGACCTCGTCCAGCAGGACCCGGTGGTCTCGCAGGTCAAGCTGATCGCCGAGCCGTGGGACGTCGGGGAGGGCGGCTACCAGGTCGGCAACTTCCCGCCGCTGTGGACGGAGTGGAACGGCAAGTTCCGCGACACCATGCGCGACTTCTGGCGCGGGCAGCCGGGGACGATGCCGGAGTTCGGGTCCCGGCTGACCGGATCGTCGGACCTGTACGCCGACGACGGCCGCCGCCCGATCGCCTCGATCAACTTCGTGACCTGCCACGACGGGTTCACCCTGCACGATCTCGTGTCCTACGACGGCAAGCACAACGAGGCCAACGGCGAGGGCAACCGGGACGGCACCGACGACAACCGGTCGTGGAACTGCGGCCACGAGGGCCCGGTGGACGACCTGGACGTGATCGCCCTGCGCGAGCGCCAGAAGCGCAACCTCCTGACCGTGCTGTTCCTCTCGCAGGGCGTCCCGATGCTGTCGCACGGCGACGAGCTGGGCCGCACCCAGGGCGGCAACAACAACGCCTACTGCCAGGACAGCGAGATCTCCTGGGTCGACTGGACGGGCCTGCGCGACGACACCTTCTTCGACGAGCGGGGGCCGCTGCTGGACTTCGTCCGGCGCGTGTCCGAGCTGCGGACCGCGCATCCGGTGTTCCGGCGGCGGCGCTTCTTCCGGGGGGACCGGCGCAGGGTGGAGCCGCGCCAGGGCAAGGGCGGCGTGCGCGCGGGCACCGGCCCGTCCATCGAGGACCTCCCCGACCTCGTGTGGTTCACCCCCGGCGGCGACGAGATGGCCGACAGGGACTGGTCGGCCGGTTTCAACAAGTCGGTGAACGTGTTCCTGAACGGCGACGCGATCGGGGAGCCCGATCCGCGCGGCCGGCGGATCCGCGACGACTCGTTCCTGCTCCTGATCAACGCGCACGACGGCGACCTGCCGTTCGTGCTGCCCCCCGTCTCCTACGGCCAGATGTGGATCAAGGTGCTCGACACCGCCGACCCGCTGCTGGCCGAGGAGGAGTCACCCGTGGTGAAGCACCGCGAGACCGTCCCGGTCGGCGCCCGCTCCATCCAGGTGCTCCGCCGTGTTTGA
- the bfr gene encoding bacterioferritin, protein MEGDKDIIALLNEQLTAELTAINQYFLHAKMQQNWGYTRIARHTRDESIDEMRHAERLTDRILFLEGLPNYQKLGTLRIGQTVFEQLEADLQVELEAVARLRPGVELMRSRGDITSARIFEEILADEEQHIDYLETEIALVRALGEQNYLQRLTDSPGEDGPSPI, encoded by the coding sequence ATGGAAGGCGACAAGGACATCATCGCTCTGCTGAACGAGCAGCTCACCGCCGAGCTGACCGCGATCAACCAGTACTTCCTGCATGCCAAGATGCAGCAGAACTGGGGCTACACGCGGATCGCACGGCACACCCGCGACGAGTCGATCGACGAGATGCGGCACGCCGAGCGGCTGACCGACCGGATCCTGTTCCTGGAGGGACTGCCGAACTACCAGAAGCTCGGCACCCTCCGCATCGGCCAGACCGTCTTCGAGCAGCTGGAGGCGGACCTCCAGGTCGAACTGGAGGCCGTGGCACGCCTGCGCCCCGGCGTCGAGCTGATGCGCTCACGCGGCGACATCACCTCCGCGCGGATCTTCGAGGAGATCCTCGCCGACGAGGAACAGCACATCGACTACCTGGAGACCGAGATCGCCCTCGTCCGGGCCCTGGGCGAGCAGAACTACCTCCAGCGCCTCACCGACTCCCCCGGTGAAGACGGCCCGAGCCCCATCTAG
- a CDS encoding adenylate/guanylate cyclase domain-containing protein: MAAGSPDPKEIEELLLGGELRYTRVDAVRLSGVTREFSGRLWRAFGYPSMPDEAVAYTEGDVAALDRIRRLMDEGVLDEDGVIRLVRAFGQTMTRLAEWQVNLLRGMIDRDLNDQPFPDAVEAIASIAEKHIGEFEPLVVHAWRRQLAAAGTRAMAAAATRENGDPAGRPMTTVGFADMVSFTQVSRELEEIELARVVEWFEETAADIIASCGGRLVKTLGDEVLFSAETPEIGAEIALTVAAAIQDETEVPDVRVGVAHGPVLPLMGDVFGTTVNLAARLTSLARPGSVVIDTELAARLEDDPAYEVTRIVRRPVRGLGIIQPYVLRRRTAPKPAGNGVTPGS; this comes from the coding sequence ATGGCAGCCGGATCGCCGGATCCGAAGGAGATCGAGGAGCTCCTCCTCGGGGGCGAGCTGCGCTACACGCGCGTGGACGCCGTCCGGCTCTCGGGCGTGACCCGGGAGTTCTCCGGCCGGCTGTGGCGCGCCTTCGGCTATCCGTCGATGCCGGACGAGGCCGTCGCCTACACCGAGGGGGACGTGGCCGCGCTGGACCGCATCCGCCGGCTGATGGACGAGGGCGTCCTCGACGAGGACGGCGTGATCCGGCTCGTCCGCGCGTTCGGGCAGACGATGACCCGCCTGGCCGAGTGGCAGGTCAACCTGCTGCGCGGCATGATCGACCGGGATCTGAACGATCAGCCGTTCCCGGACGCCGTGGAGGCGATCGCCAGCATCGCCGAGAAGCACATCGGCGAGTTCGAGCCGCTGGTCGTGCACGCGTGGCGGCGCCAGCTCGCGGCGGCCGGGACGCGGGCGATGGCGGCGGCGGCCACCCGGGAGAACGGCGATCCGGCGGGACGGCCGATGACCACGGTCGGGTTCGCCGACATGGTGTCGTTCACCCAGGTCAGCCGGGAGCTGGAGGAGATCGAGCTGGCCCGCGTGGTGGAGTGGTTCGAGGAGACCGCCGCCGACATCATCGCCTCCTGCGGGGGGCGGCTGGTCAAGACGCTGGGCGATGAGGTGCTGTTCAGCGCGGAGACGCCGGAGATCGGCGCGGAGATCGCGCTGACCGTCGCGGCCGCCATCCAGGACGAGACGGAGGTCCCGGACGTGCGGGTGGGGGTGGCGCACGGGCCCGTCCTGCCGCTGATGGGGGACGTCTTCGGCACGACGGTGAACCTCGCCGCGCGGCTGACCTCGCTCGCCCGCCCCGGCTCGGTGGTGATCGACACCGAGCTGGCGGCCCGGCTGGAGGACGACCCCGCCTACGAGGTGACCCGGATCGTCCGGCGCCCGGTGCGCGGCCTCGGGATCATCCAGCCGTACGTCCTGCGCCGCCGGACCGCGCCGAAGCCCGCCGGCAACGGCGTCACGCCCGGTTCCTAG
- a CDS encoding biotin--[acetyl-CoA-carboxylase] ligase yields the protein MSYSPYGDLDRPPLHEGALRRALVRPGGLWRGVRVVDETGSTNADLAGSAGDGVPEGEVLVTESQTAGRGRLGRPWAAPPRSGLMFSMLLRPAVPVPLLGWAPLLAGVAVATAVRRMTAWSENEDVPGGDVAVDARLKWPNDLLVGDRKLAGILAEKAGDALIMGIGLNVGLREAELPVPTATSLAIEGAPLSDRAPLLRAILREFETWYREWTALDGDPETSGLRTAYKDLCATLGREVRVELPGDGTLAGTARDVDGAGRLVVAGPRGDRVISAGDVVHVR from the coding sequence GTGAGCTATTCACCTTATGGCGATCTTGATCGTCCGCCGTTGCACGAGGGGGCGTTGCGCCGGGCGCTCGTCCGGCCCGGCGGGTTGTGGCGTGGGGTGCGGGTGGTGGACGAGACGGGGTCCACCAACGCCGATCTCGCGGGTTCGGCCGGGGACGGTGTGCCGGAGGGGGAGGTGCTCGTCACCGAGTCGCAGACCGCCGGGCGGGGGCGGCTCGGACGGCCCTGGGCGGCGCCGCCGCGGTCGGGGCTGATGTTCTCGATGCTGCTGCGGCCCGCGGTGCCGGTGCCGCTGCTCGGCTGGGCGCCGCTGCTGGCGGGCGTGGCGGTGGCGACCGCCGTCCGGAGGATGACCGCCTGGTCGGAGAACGAGGACGTGCCGGGCGGGGACGTCGCCGTGGACGCGCGGCTGAAGTGGCCGAACGACCTGCTGGTGGGGGACCGGAAGCTCGCGGGCATCCTCGCGGAGAAGGCCGGCGACGCGCTGATCATGGGGATCGGGCTGAACGTGGGGCTGCGGGAGGCGGAGCTGCCGGTGCCGACGGCGACGTCCCTGGCGATCGAGGGCGCGCCGTTGAGCGACCGGGCGCCGCTGCTGCGGGCGATCCTGCGCGAGTTCGAGACCTGGTACCGGGAGTGGACGGCCCTTGACGGCGACCCGGAGACCAGTGGGCTGCGGACGGCCTACAAGGACCTGTGCGCCACGCTCGGCCGTGAGGTGCGGGTCGAGCTGCCCGGGGACGGGACGCTGGCCGGGACGGCGCGGGACGTCGACGGGGCGGGGCGGCTGGTCGTGGCCGGGCCCCGGGGGGACAGGGTGATCAGCGCGGGCGATGTGGTGCACGTCCGGTGA
- a CDS encoding enoyl-CoA hydratase/isomerase family protein — translation MDGVTVRRDGHVAEIVLDRPEALNALSTAMARRLASVCAEVGADASVRAVVLGAAGEKAFCVGADLKERNRMTDEEIFAQRPLFRAAFGGVLGLPQPVVAAVHGYALGGGCEFALSADIIVADETAVFGLPEVGVGLVPGGGGTQLALRRLGPGKAADLVFTGRRLGVEEALAYGLADRAVPAGTAREEALTIAGVIAGNSPVAVRAAKKAMRQGAGVALDAALDLEENAWRTAAASPDRREGIAAFNEKRKPDWS, via the coding sequence ATGGATGGTGTGACGGTTCGGCGGGACGGGCATGTGGCGGAGATCGTTCTGGATCGGCCGGAGGCTTTGAACGCGCTCTCCACGGCCATGGCGCGGCGGCTGGCGTCGGTGTGCGCCGAGGTGGGGGCGGATGCGTCCGTGCGGGCGGTGGTGCTGGGGGCGGCGGGCGAGAAGGCGTTCTGCGTGGGGGCGGACCTCAAGGAGCGCAACCGGATGACGGACGAGGAGATCTTCGCGCAGCGGCCGTTGTTCCGCGCCGCTTTCGGCGGGGTGCTGGGGTTGCCTCAGCCGGTGGTCGCGGCCGTGCACGGGTACGCGCTCGGCGGCGGCTGTGAGTTCGCGTTGTCCGCGGACATCATCGTCGCGGACGAGACGGCCGTGTTCGGGCTTCCCGAGGTCGGTGTCGGGCTGGTGCCCGGGGGCGGCGGGACGCAGCTCGCGCTGCGGCGTCTGGGTCCCGGCAAGGCCGCGGACCTGGTGTTCACCGGCCGCCGCCTCGGCGTCGAGGAGGCGCTCGCGTACGGCCTCGCCGACCGCGCGGTCCCGGCGGGGACGGCCCGTGAGGAGGCGCTCACGATCGCGGGTGTGATCGCGGGGAACTCCCCGGTCGCCGTCCGGGCCGCGAAGAAGGCCATGCGGCAGGGCGCGGGCGTCGCGCTGGACGCCGCCCTGGACCTTGAGGAGAACGCCTGGCGCACCGCCGCGGCGTCCCCCGACCGCCGCGAGGGCATCGCCGCCTTCAACGAGAAGCGCAAGCCCGACTGGTCCTAG
- a CDS encoding phosphoenolpyruvate carboxylase, giving the protein MPEPLRRDVRLLGAMLGDGLVEYGGRGLLDDVERLRHAVIAARRGETGIEEVAALVDGWSLERAGQVARAFTVYFHLTNLAEEHHRIRTLRERDTGGAVPGSVAAAVEEVRASMDGGFDGVLDGLEFRPVFTAHPTEARRRAVVTAIQRISDLLTALDAGPGAGEREETERRLREEIDLLWRTALRRDAQMDPLDEVRTAMAAFDETIFRVVPHIYRALDRALDGAAGGEGTGTRPPKARPYLRFGSWIGGDRDGNPYVTAQVTRDTMMIQADHVLRALETACARIGRELTVHESTTPASPALRDALAAARTAQPGRIDELAKRSPGEPHRQLLLFAAARIAATRERDADLAYASPDELLADLRTVQESLAEAGAARQAYGRVQQLIWQVETFGFHLAELEIRQHSELHARALAELDGEQGETTREILETLRVVAWIQRRFGVRACHRYIVSFTRSADDIANVHALAASLGDGAPVLDVIPLFETGEDLERAPQVLDGMLEIPAVRRRLDDTGRRLEVMLGYSDSAKQLGPASATLRLYDTQEALTAWAAHHDVRLTLFHGRGGSLGRGGGPANRAILAQAPGSVAGRFKVTEQGEVIFARYGHPEIARRHVEQVTSAVLLASTGPVQDRAREAAARFRPLADKIGEAAKAAFRALIESDGFAAWFARVSPLEEIAELRIGSRPARRKAARGLEDLRAIPWVFAWTQTRVNLPGWYGLGSGLAAVSDGGRDLDELRGAYESWPLFNTLLDNAEMSLAKSDRAIAERYLALGGRPELSETVLAEYDRTRSLVLAVTGHDRLLENRRVLSRAVELRNPYVDALSLLQLRALTALRSGVADETERDHLEALLLLSVNGVAAGLQNTG; this is encoded by the coding sequence ATGCCCGAACCGCTCCGGCGTGATGTGCGCCTGCTGGGCGCGATGCTCGGCGACGGCCTGGTGGAGTACGGCGGACGTGGGCTGCTGGACGACGTCGAGCGGCTCCGCCACGCCGTGATCGCGGCACGCCGCGGCGAGACGGGCATCGAGGAGGTCGCCGCCCTCGTCGACGGCTGGAGCCTGGAACGTGCCGGTCAGGTCGCGCGGGCGTTCACCGTGTACTTCCACCTGACGAACCTCGCCGAGGAGCACCACCGCATCCGGACACTGCGGGAACGTGACACCGGCGGCGCCGTCCCCGGCTCGGTCGCGGCGGCCGTGGAGGAGGTCCGCGCGTCGATGGACGGGGGGTTCGACGGCGTCCTCGACGGCCTGGAGTTCCGGCCCGTCTTCACCGCGCATCCCACCGAGGCCCGCCGCCGCGCCGTCGTCACCGCGATCCAGCGGATCAGCGATCTGCTCACCGCCCTGGACGCGGGTCCCGGCGCGGGCGAGCGCGAGGAGACCGAACGCCGCCTCCGCGAGGAGATCGACCTGCTGTGGCGGACGGCGCTGCGCCGCGACGCCCAGATGGACCCCCTGGACGAGGTCCGCACCGCGATGGCCGCGTTCGACGAGACGATCTTCCGGGTGGTCCCGCACATCTACCGCGCCCTGGACCGCGCGCTGGACGGCGCCGCGGGCGGCGAGGGCACCGGCACCCGCCCGCCGAAGGCCCGCCCGTACCTGCGGTTCGGGAGCTGGATCGGCGGGGACCGCGACGGCAACCCCTACGTCACCGCCCAGGTCACCCGCGACACGATGATGATCCAGGCCGACCACGTCCTGCGCGCCCTGGAGACGGCCTGCGCGCGGATCGGGCGGGAGCTGACCGTCCACGAGAGCACGACCCCGGCGTCGCCCGCCCTGCGCGACGCGCTCGCCGCCGCCCGCACCGCCCAGCCCGGCCGGATCGACGAGCTGGCCAAGCGGTCACCGGGCGAGCCGCACCGTCAGCTCCTGCTCTTCGCCGCGGCGCGGATCGCCGCGACCCGCGAGCGCGACGCCGACCTCGCCTACGCGTCCCCGGACGAGCTGCTGGCCGACCTGCGGACCGTCCAGGAGTCCCTCGCGGAGGCGGGCGCCGCCCGCCAGGCGTACGGGCGCGTCCAGCAGCTCATCTGGCAGGTCGAGACGTTCGGCTTCCACCTCGCCGAGCTGGAGATCCGCCAGCACTCCGAGCTCCACGCCAGGGCCCTCGCCGAACTGGACGGCGAGCAGGGCGAGACGACCCGGGAGATCCTGGAGACCCTGCGCGTCGTCGCCTGGATCCAGCGGCGCTTCGGCGTGCGGGCCTGCCACCGCTACATCGTCTCCTTCACCCGGTCCGCCGACGACATCGCGAACGTGCACGCCCTGGCGGCCTCCCTCGGCGACGGCGCGCCCGTGCTGGACGTCATCCCGCTGTTCGAGACCGGCGAGGACCTGGAACGTGCCCCCCAGGTCCTCGACGGGATGCTGGAGATCCCGGCCGTCCGTCGCCGCCTGGACGACACCGGACGCCGCCTGGAGGTCATGCTCGGCTACTCCGACTCCGCCAAGCAGCTCGGCCCGGCCAGCGCCACCCTCCGCCTGTACGACACGCAGGAGGCCCTCACCGCGTGGGCCGCGCACCACGACGTGAGGCTGACGCTGTTCCACGGCCGCGGCGGCTCCCTCGGCCGCGGCGGCGGCCCCGCCAACCGGGCGATCCTCGCGCAGGCCCCCGGCTCCGTCGCGGGCCGCTTCAAGGTCACCGAGCAGGGCGAGGTCATCTTCGCCCGCTACGGCCACCCCGAGATCGCCCGGCGGCACGTCGAGCAGGTCACCAGCGCCGTCCTGCTCGCCTCCACCGGCCCCGTCCAGGACCGCGCCCGCGAGGCCGCCGCCCGCTTCCGCCCCCTCGCGGACAAGATCGGCGAGGCGGCGAAGGCCGCCTTCCGCGCCCTCATCGAGTCCGACGGCTTCGCCGCCTGGTTCGCCCGCGTCAGCCCCCTGGAGGAGATCGCCGAACTGCGCATCGGCTCCCGCCCGGCCCGCCGCAAGGCCGCCCGCGGCCTGGAGGACCTGCGCGCCATCCCCTGGGTGTTCGCCTGGACGCAGACCCGCGTCAACCTCCCCGGCTGGTACGGCCTGGGCAGCGGCCTCGCCGCCGTCTCCGACGGCGGCCGTGATCTGGACGAGCTCCGCGGCGCCTACGAGTCGTGGCCCCTGTTCAACACCCTCCTCGACAACGCCGAGATGAGCCTGGCCAAGTCCGACCGCGCCATCGCCGAACGCTACCTGGCCCTGGGCGGCCGCCCCGAGCTGTCCGAGACCGTCCTGGCCGAGTACGACCGCACCCGCTCCCTCGTCCTGGCCGTCACGGGCCACGACCGCCTCCTGGAGAACCGCCGCGTCCTCTCCCGCGCCGTGGAACTCCGCAACCCCTACGTCGACGCCCTCTCCCTCCTCCAGTTGAGGGCCCTTACCGCCCTCCGCTCCGGCGTGGCGGACGAGACGGAACGCGACCACCTGGAGGCCCTGCTCCTCCTCTCCGTCAACGGAGTAGCGGCCGGCCTCCAGAACACGGGTTGA
- a CDS encoding acyl-CoA carboxylase subunit beta, with translation MAMEAPEPAADYDVHTTAGKIADLERRRYEAVHAGSARAVEKQHAKGKMTARERIDALLDPGSFVEFDELARHRSTNFGMEKNRPYGDGVVTGHGTVDGRPVAVFSQDFTVSGGSLGEVFGEKICKVMDHALKTGCPVVGINDSGGARIQEGVVALGLYAEIFKRNVRASGVIPQISLVMGPCAGGAVYSPAITDFIVMVDRTSHMFITGPDVIKTVTGEEVTMEELGGAHSHNSRSGVAHYQGSDEDDAIDYVKALLSYLPSNNLSDAPVAGVPADPSELDEELDSLIPDSPNQPYDMHTAIEHVLDDGEFLEVQELFAPNIIVGFGRVEGHSVGVVANQPMQFAGTLDIDASEKAARFVRTCDAFNIPVLTFVDVPGFLPGTGQEWNGIIRRGAKLLYAYAEATVPLVTVITRKAYGGAYDVMGSKHLGADINLAWPTAQIAVMGAQGAVNILYRRELAAADDADARRAELITEYEDTLANPYIAAERGYVDNVIKPSETRGQIVRALRALREKRTTLPPKKHGNIPL, from the coding sequence ATGGCGATGGAAGCCCCTGAGCCCGCCGCGGACTACGACGTCCACACGACGGCGGGGAAGATCGCGGACCTGGAGCGGCGCCGGTACGAGGCGGTGCACGCCGGGTCCGCGCGCGCGGTCGAGAAGCAGCACGCCAAGGGCAAGATGACGGCCCGGGAGCGGATCGACGCGCTGCTGGACCCCGGTTCCTTCGTGGAGTTCGACGAGCTGGCGCGGCACCGCTCGACCAACTTCGGGATGGAGAAGAACCGCCCCTACGGCGACGGCGTGGTCACCGGCCACGGCACGGTCGACGGGCGTCCCGTCGCGGTGTTCAGCCAGGACTTCACCGTCTCGGGCGGCTCGCTCGGCGAGGTCTTCGGCGAGAAGATCTGCAAGGTCATGGACCACGCGCTGAAGACCGGCTGCCCGGTCGTCGGCATCAACGACTCCGGCGGCGCGCGGATCCAGGAGGGCGTCGTCGCGCTCGGGCTGTACGCCGAGATCTTCAAGCGCAACGTGCGCGCGTCCGGGGTGATCCCGCAGATCTCCCTGGTCATGGGGCCGTGCGCGGGCGGCGCGGTGTACTCCCCGGCGATCACCGACTTCATCGTCATGGTCGACCGGACGTCCCACATGTTCATCACCGGCCCCGACGTGATCAAGACGGTCACCGGGGAGGAGGTGACGATGGAGGAGCTGGGCGGCGCGCACTCGCACAACTCGCGGTCCGGGGTGGCCCACTACCAGGGCTCTGACGAGGACGACGCGATCGATTACGTGAAGGCACTGCTGTCGTACCTGCCGTCCAACAACCTGTCCGACGCACCCGTGGCCGGTGTGCCCGCGGACCCGTCGGAGCTCGACGAGGAGCTCGACTCCCTCATCCCCGACTCGCCGAACCAGCCGTACGACATGCACACCGCCATCGAGCACGTGCTGGACGACGGCGAGTTCCTGGAGGTCCAGGAGCTGTTCGCGCCGAACATCATCGTCGGGTTCGGGCGGGTCGAGGGTCATTCGGTCGGAGTCGTCGCGAACCAGCCGATGCAGTTCGCCGGGACGCTCGACATCGACGCCTCCGAGAAGGCCGCGCGGTTCGTCCGGACCTGCGACGCCTTCAACATCCCCGTGCTGACCTTCGTGGACGTGCCCGGCTTCCTGCCCGGCACCGGCCAGGAGTGGAACGGGATCATCCGGCGCGGCGCGAAACTGCTGTACGCCTACGCCGAGGCGACCGTCCCGCTCGTCACCGTGATCACGCGGAAGGCGTACGGCGGCGCGTACGACGTCATGGGCTCCAAGCACCTCGGCGCCGACATCAACCTGGCGTGGCCCACCGCGCAGATCGCGGTCATGGGCGCGCAGGGCGCCGTCAACATCCTGTACCGGCGGGAGCTGGCCGCCGCCGACGACGCCGACGCCCGCCGCGCCGAGCTGATCACCGAGTACGAGGACACGCTGGCCAACCCCTACATCGCGGCCGAGCGCGGCTACGTCGACAACGTGATCAAGCCGTCCGAGACGCGGGGGCAGATCGTCCGGGCGCTGCGCGCGCTCCGGGAGAAGCGCACCACCCTGCCGCCCAAGAAGCACGGGAACATCCCGCTCTGA
- a CDS encoding acyl-CoA carboxylase epsilon subunit, whose product MAEEKPFLRVVRGDPSPEEIAALVAALVAVLTARARAAAAAAASAASDGADTPGTSRWADRSRLVRHAAGETVRPRGPGAWRAAGLPR is encoded by the coding sequence GTGGCCGAAGAGAAGCCGTTCCTCCGGGTCGTGCGGGGCGATCCGTCGCCCGAGGAGATCGCGGCGCTGGTCGCGGCGCTGGTCGCGGTGCTGACCGCGCGGGCCCGCGCGGCCGCCGCGGCCGCCGCGTCCGCCGCGTCCGACGGCGCCGACACGCCGGGGACGTCCCGGTGGGCCGACCGCTCCAGGCTCGTCCGGCATGCCGCGGGGGAGACGGTCCGCCCGCGCGGCCCCGGCGCCTGGCGCGCCGCCGGCCTGCCCCGCTGA